From a single Adhaeribacter swui genomic region:
- the arfB gene encoding alternative ribosome rescue aminoacyl-tRNA hydrolase ArfB, with the protein MIQTSKHRDFYPEFIFQVSRSGGPGGQNVNKVSSKVELRFSIAESALLTPEEKTVLQEKLANRITNEGYLQIICQTERSQLANKEACVKKFYELLQKAFTRLKPRKATKPSKAIKEQRLQSKKHQSEKKATRLKLKPGDV; encoded by the coding sequence ATGATACAAACCAGTAAACACCGCGATTTTTATCCGGAATTTATTTTTCAGGTTTCGCGCAGCGGTGGTCCGGGTGGGCAAAATGTAAACAAAGTTTCTTCTAAAGTCGAATTGCGTTTTTCCATTGCTGAGTCGGCGCTTCTTACGCCGGAAGAAAAAACAGTGCTGCAAGAAAAACTAGCCAACAGGATAACCAATGAGGGTTATCTACAGATTATCTGCCAAACCGAGCGTAGCCAATTAGCCAACAAAGAAGCCTGCGTTAAAAAGTTTTACGAGTTATTACAAAAAGCTTTTACCCGCTTAAAGCCTCGCAAAGCCACAAAACCCAGTAAGGCTATAAAAGAACAACGATTGCAAAGTAAAAAGCACCAGTCCGAAAAAAAGGCTACGCGCCTGAAGTTAAAACCCGGCGATGTATAA
- a CDS encoding T9SS type A sorting domain-containing protein translates to MKNRYPAGKSLFRLSPTYGFKLCFLLFFFLSSTAPLVAQSIIWEKTYGGGANQDTSTATSYGRSQLTAIINTPDGGQIIGGKSNAEVGLDKTQPQIGKFDYWLVKINASGTKQWDQVIGGSGQEELSGIITTPDGGYLVGGISDSPAGNAKSENSKGGYDYWVVKLDSAGNKIWDKTLGSNNYDQLKAMIATADGGYLLAGNSNSGVGGNKTQAGNNNNDYWVVKLDSAGTVQWDKTFGSSNLEYLVNVVTTTDGGYLLAGEVDSVVYQKDGIRFTVQTRNFNALKITADGELQWNKTYYRPFNSPLKSFVTTPDRNYLFAGSNYLLKINESGTQLYEKNISSFLQAGKELEDVIATPDGGYLLGTNGFYSPDSQGNSRADDYRLVKLNSTGTFVWDSPYGGSGYDFLTKLTLTTDGNYLLGGYSARSNGIDKTDGIKGEIDYWVLKVREDVEPNLITWNQRFGGTDNDNLTQVIQTVDGGYLLGGYTLSNNTGDKSQASQGGYDYWVVKTDDKGNKLWERTYGGSSNDYLNTLLEIPDGRYLLGGSSESGISGDKTEANKGSRDFWVIQVNYKGDIIWDHTYGGSGFEDLRKVKALPSGDYLLGGISNSPATGDISQPNQGGQDFWLLQINDQGQKIWDRRYGGSANDFLEDILLSPDGGYVLGGTSNSGKTGDKGQASQGSSDYWVIKVNSTGAPIWNKRFGGSDQDNLFALSNLPGGRFLLAGQSSSGTSGHKTQPSRGDQDYWLIKIDGNGDKIWDKTFGGRSREELRSLAITRDGGFVLGGTSFSGRSGDKTQNSRGNSDYWLLKTDSTGTALWNYRFGGNGFDELRTTLLTQDGGLILGGRSTSGVSGDKTQPGWGNTDYWMVKLAATGVGIELSVAPSLAPEILLTAFPNPFPDKLTLKFKVPHTQNVSLQVYDQQGQPIANLFQGRALAGKTYELPWQPTPNITAGLYFIRLQTATQVTYRKVLLTR, encoded by the coding sequence ATGAAAAACAGATACCCTGCGGGCAAATCTTTGTTTCGCCTCTCTCCCACTTACGGGTTTAAGTTATGTTTCCTGCTTTTCTTTTTTTTAAGTTCAACCGCGCCCTTAGTAGCTCAAAGTATTATTTGGGAAAAAACGTATGGTGGAGGAGCCAATCAGGATACTTCTACTGCTACTAGCTACGGCCGTTCGCAACTAACCGCCATCATTAACACGCCAGATGGTGGCCAGATAATTGGGGGCAAATCCAATGCTGAAGTCGGTTTAGACAAAACGCAGCCCCAGATTGGTAAATTTGATTACTGGCTGGTAAAAATTAACGCTTCCGGCACCAAACAGTGGGATCAGGTTATCGGGGGCTCTGGCCAGGAAGAACTGTCTGGAATAATTACCACTCCCGATGGCGGTTATTTAGTTGGAGGAATTTCGGATTCTCCAGCCGGCAACGCTAAAAGTGAAAACAGTAAAGGCGGATACGATTATTGGGTTGTAAAACTAGATAGCGCCGGCAATAAAATTTGGGACAAAACGCTCGGCAGCAATAATTACGATCAATTAAAAGCCATGATCGCCACCGCCGATGGAGGCTATCTGCTGGCGGGCAATTCTAACTCTGGCGTGGGCGGCAATAAAACGCAAGCCGGCAATAACAACAATGATTATTGGGTAGTAAAGCTAGATAGCGCCGGTACCGTGCAGTGGGATAAAACGTTTGGCAGCAGCAACCTGGAATACCTTGTTAATGTAGTTACTACCACCGATGGCGGTTATTTATTAGCCGGCGAAGTTGATTCGGTGGTTTATCAAAAAGATGGCATCCGGTTTACGGTACAAACCCGGAATTTTAACGCTTTAAAAATAACCGCCGACGGGGAGTTGCAATGGAATAAAACTTATTACCGGCCTTTTAATTCGCCGTTAAAATCTTTTGTAACTACCCCCGACCGCAACTATCTATTTGCCGGCAGCAATTATTTATTAAAAATTAACGAATCCGGAACCCAGCTCTACGAAAAAAATATAAGCAGTTTTTTACAGGCCGGTAAAGAACTGGAAGACGTAATAGCTACTCCGGATGGTGGTTACTTGCTGGGCACCAATGGTTTTTACTCCCCAGATAGCCAAGGCAACAGCCGGGCCGACGATTACCGGTTAGTAAAATTAAATAGTACCGGTACTTTCGTATGGGATAGTCCTTACGGGGGCAGCGGCTACGATTTTCTTACCAAATTAACGCTTACCACCGACGGCAACTATTTACTGGGAGGCTATTCGGCACGTAGTAACGGCATTGATAAAACCGACGGGATAAAAGGCGAAATTGATTATTGGGTGCTTAAAGTAAGAGAAGATGTAGAACCCAATTTAATTACCTGGAACCAACGCTTTGGGGGCACCGATAACGACAATTTAACGCAGGTAATTCAAACCGTAGATGGCGGCTATTTGCTTGGAGGCTACACCCTCTCAAATAATACCGGCGACAAATCTCAGGCTAGCCAAGGAGGATACGATTACTGGGTAGTAAAAACCGATGATAAAGGGAATAAACTCTGGGAAAGAACCTATGGCGGCAGTAGCAACGATTATTTAAATACCTTACTCGAAATTCCGGATGGCCGGTATTTATTAGGCGGCAGTTCGGAATCGGGAATTAGCGGCGACAAAACCGAAGCCAACAAAGGCAGCCGGGACTTTTGGGTTATCCAGGTAAATTATAAAGGCGATATTATCTGGGACCACACCTATGGCGGTTCTGGTTTTGAAGATTTACGCAAAGTAAAAGCCTTGCCCTCCGGCGATTACCTGCTAGGAGGTATCAGCAACTCGCCGGCAACCGGCGACATTAGCCAGCCAAACCAAGGCGGGCAGGATTTCTGGCTCTTACAAATTAACGATCAAGGCCAGAAAATATGGGACCGGCGTTATGGGGGCAGCGCCAACGATTTTCTGGAAGATATACTCCTGAGCCCAGACGGCGGCTATGTGTTAGGTGGTACCTCTAACTCCGGCAAAACCGGGGATAAAGGCCAGGCCAGCCAAGGAAGCTCAGATTATTGGGTAATAAAAGTAAATAGCACTGGTGCCCCCATCTGGAACAAACGCTTTGGCGGCTCCGATCAGGACAATCTTTTTGCCTTATCCAACCTTCCCGGCGGACGCTTCTTGCTGGCTGGCCAAAGTAGCTCCGGAACCAGCGGCCACAAAACGCAGCCCAGCCGCGGCGACCAGGATTACTGGTTAATTAAAATAGATGGTAACGGTGATAAAATCTGGGATAAAACTTTTGGCGGCCGAAGCAGAGAAGAATTACGCTCCCTGGCTATTACCCGTGATGGCGGATTTGTATTGGGTGGTACCTCTTTTTCTGGCAGGTCTGGTGATAAAACGCAGAACAGCCGGGGCAACAGTGATTATTGGCTCCTGAAAACCGATAGCACTGGCACTGCCCTCTGGAATTATCGTTTTGGTGGTAACGGTTTCGATGAGCTTCGGACTACCTTATTAACCCAGGATGGCGGCCTGATTTTAGGCGGGCGATCTACTTCCGGCGTAAGTGGCGATAAAACTCAGCCGGGTTGGGGAAATACCGATTATTGGATGGTAAAATTAGCGGCTACAGGCGTAGGTATTGAGCTTTCTGTGGCACCATCTTTAGCACCCGAGATATTACTAACTGCATTTCCAAACCCCTTTCCGGATAAGCTGACTTTAAAATTTAAAGTCCCGCACACGCAAAATGTAAGCTTGCAGGTTTACGATCAACAAGGCCAACCCATTGCGAATTTATTTCAGGGTCGCGCCCTAGCTGGTAAAACGTATGAATTGCCTTGGCAACCAACACCCAACATAACTGCTGGCTTGTATTTTATACGCCTCCAAACGGCTACACAGGTAACTTATCGTAAAGTACTTTTAACGAGGTAG
- a CDS encoding LuxR C-terminal-related transcriptional regulator codes for MKTLTNKYWGNPAFDEHPVSDTFQELLQKWKSQSYDDVRINYDDFIQSNPLLQTFLNMGACVTWIIDLRTLRFPFISSNVKQLVGYDVQQFLGQGVPFISQIMHPRDLPKAAKLANIIWDFLLAVPPAQRQNYKFNGDYRIVKPDGSVVRVLEQNSILQLDRKGNITHLLGAVSDITHWKKTDDSIVSITCTEDDTCFFCSSDDAYLKPQVMLSKREKEIVRLIAEGYNSKFIADKLFISFHTVNTHRQNIIEKTHTKNTSGLVQFAVCHGLI; via the coding sequence ATGAAAACTTTAACGAATAAGTATTGGGGTAATCCTGCCTTCGATGAACACCCGGTTTCGGACACTTTTCAGGAATTGCTGCAAAAATGGAAAAGCCAATCGTACGATGATGTCCGGATTAATTACGACGATTTTATTCAGAGTAATCCCCTCTTGCAAACTTTTTTAAATATGGGGGCTTGTGTAACCTGGATTATTGATTTGCGCACGCTCCGGTTCCCCTTTATCAGCAGCAACGTAAAACAACTAGTGGGTTACGATGTTCAGCAGTTTTTGGGGCAAGGCGTGCCTTTTATTTCGCAGATTATGCACCCCCGCGATTTACCTAAAGCTGCTAAACTGGCTAATATTATCTGGGATTTTTTACTGGCTGTACCGCCAGCCCAACGCCAAAACTACAAATTTAACGGCGACTACCGCATTGTAAAGCCCGACGGCAGTGTAGTTCGGGTTCTGGAACAAAATTCCATTTTGCAACTCGACCGGAAAGGAAACATTACCCACCTGCTCGGCGCCGTATCGGATATTACGCACTGGAAAAAAACCGACGATAGTATTGTATCTATTACCTGCACCGAAGATGATACCTGCTTTTTTTGTTCCTCCGACGATGCATACTTAAAGCCTCAGGTAATGTTGAGTAAACGGGAAAAAGAAATTGTACGGCTAATTGCCGAGGGTTACAACAGTAAGTTTATTGCCGATAAGTTATTTATCAGTTTTCACACGGTAAATACCCACCGCCAAAACATAATCGAAAAAACCCATACCAAAAATACCAGCGGCCTGGTTCAGTTTGCGGTTTGCCATGGGCTTATTTAA
- a CDS encoding amino acid permease, with amino-acid sequence MNLKNLFRKKDIASIVAEFDRTEALHTTGGLVRNLTLRDLTSLGIAAVIGAGIFSTIGNASAAGGPAVSLLFVFTAIACAFSAMCYAQFASTVPVSGSAYTYAYTSFGEVVAWIIGWDLLMEYCIGNIAVAISWSDYLTSFISGFGIHVPMYLTMDYLSAARGHTAALELLAQGKTIADATPTVQDAYAAWQQAPMLGSLRVIADIPALFITIIITYLVYVGIKESKQTANLLVLLKLLVILMVIVVGAFYVQPANWSPFAPNGISGVLKGVSAVFFAYIGFDAISTTAEECKDPQRDLPKAMIYALIICTLLYVTITLVLTGMVPYTELGIGDPLAYVFERLDLNIISGIVAFSAVVAMTSVLLVFQIGQPRIWMSMSRDGLLPGAFSKIHPKFKTPYFATIVSGMAVGIPALFMNLTEVTDLTSIGTLFAFVLVCGGVLLIDQNQERPAGTRGFRVPYYNSKFVLPVLLLLGVVLALYFNPTGVKQFFSLSDGTNAGWEVVKHRLPMYGFLLVCLILVYYAFTKNLSLIPVLGLLTNLYLMTELGITNWSRFLLWLALGLIIYFSYSYRHSKLHKKAVS; translated from the coding sequence ATGAATTTAAAAAATCTTTTCCGTAAAAAAGATATTGCTTCTATTGTGGCGGAATTTGACCGAACAGAAGCTTTACATACCACTGGCGGTTTAGTCCGCAATCTTACCTTACGCGATTTAACATCTTTGGGCATAGCGGCCGTAATTGGGGCCGGTATTTTTAGCACCATTGGCAATGCCAGCGCGGCCGGCGGCCCGGCTGTTTCGCTTTTATTTGTGTTTACGGCTATTGCCTGCGCTTTTTCGGCAATGTGTTACGCGCAGTTTGCTTCTACGGTGCCAGTTTCGGGCAGCGCCTATACCTACGCGTATACTTCTTTTGGGGAGGTAGTAGCCTGGATTATTGGCTGGGATTTATTAATGGAATATTGCATTGGTAATATTGCGGTAGCTATTTCGTGGTCAGATTATTTAACTTCTTTTATAAGCGGCTTTGGTATACATGTTCCTATGTATCTTACCATGGATTACCTGTCGGCGGCCCGAGGACACACGGCGGCCCTAGAGTTACTGGCCCAAGGCAAAACAATAGCCGATGCTACGCCTACCGTGCAAGATGCTTATGCCGCCTGGCAGCAAGCACCCATGCTGGGCTCCCTACGCGTGATTGCCGATATTCCGGCTTTGTTCATTACGATTATTATTACCTACCTGGTTTATGTGGGTATTAAAGAATCAAAGCAAACGGCTAATTTGTTAGTATTGCTTAAGTTACTGGTAATATTAATGGTAATTGTAGTGGGAGCCTTTTACGTGCAACCGGCCAATTGGAGTCCGTTTGCACCTAATGGTATTAGTGGTGTTCTAAAAGGCGTTTCGGCGGTATTTTTTGCTTACATCGGGTTCGATGCCATCTCTACTACCGCCGAAGAATGTAAAGACCCACAGCGCGATTTGCCCAAAGCCATGATCTACGCTTTAATTATCTGTACGCTTTTGTACGTAACTATTACGTTGGTTTTAACCGGTATGGTACCCTACACCGAACTGGGCATTGGCGACCCTTTGGCTTACGTTTTTGAGCGGTTAGATTTAAATATTATTTCGGGCATTGTGGCTTTTAGCGCAGTAGTGGCCATGACCAGCGTATTATTGGTGTTCCAAATCGGGCAGCCCCGTATCTGGATGTCGATGAGCCGTGACGGGCTTTTACCCGGAGCTTTTTCTAAAATTCACCCGAAGTTTAAAACACCTTACTTTGCTACCATTGTATCGGGTATGGCGGTAGGTATTCCGGCTTTGTTTATGAACCTGACCGAAGTTACTGATTTAACCAGTATTGGTACTTTGTTCGCGTTTGTGCTGGTTTGCGGCGGGGTTTTACTCATCGATCAAAACCAGGAGCGGCCCGCCGGTACCAGAGGTTTTCGGGTTCCTTATTACAATTCTAAGTTTGTGCTGCCCGTGCTCTTGTTATTAGGTGTAGTGCTGGCCTTGTATTTTAACCCAACGGGAGTAAAGCAATTTTTTAGTTTAAGCGATGGGACCAATGCAGGTTGGGAAGTTGTGAAACATCGCTTACCGATGTACGGCTTTTTACTGGTTTGCCTGATCTTAGTTTACTACGCCTTCACCAAAAACTTGTCGTTAATTCCGGTGCTGGGCCTGCTCACTAATTTATACCTGATGACGGAATTGGGTATTACCAACTGGAGCCGTTTTTTATTATGGCTGGCTTTGGGCTTAATTATTTACTTTAGCTACAGTTACCGCCACAGTAAGCTACATAAAAAAGCAGTGTCGTAA
- a CDS encoding (2Fe-2S) ferredoxin domain-containing protein: MSKPFKIPTQVIYICTGSKCKKQGGKELCKLFRDQAKSAGLKDTVEIIKTDCTDRCKFAPVLSFQPQNVWLHNVAEYQVPQLFKQYLQSPANPAPGSSLPR; the protein is encoded by the coding sequence ATGAGTAAACCTTTTAAAATACCTACCCAAGTAATTTATATTTGCACCGGAAGCAAGTGTAAAAAACAGGGTGGCAAAGAACTATGCAAACTTTTCCGGGATCAGGCAAAAAGCGCTGGTTTAAAGGATACCGTAGAAATTATTAAAACCGATTGTACCGATCGCTGCAAATTTGCGCCGGTACTCAGCTTTCAGCCGCAAAATGTATGGTTGCATAACGTAGCCGAGTACCAGGTTCCGCAACTGTTTAAACAATATCTGCAATCGCCCGCTAACCCGGCGCCGGGTTCCTCTTTGCCCCGCTAA
- a CDS encoding PAS domain-containing protein — translation MNKELCQNALARLTALLITDADGNIAEVNDYFCELSQYAPDELIGQNIRFISLDFSFIPSGASSPVWRGELKIKRKDESWGWLCTAVTALTDATGQVVGFLSSSLDISAQKAEEVQMLQQIQKNNFMIEHHADAYVSVDAGWLITTCNNKMAQILGMTPKESVDLYFLDLFLAGTNAHDKCENLKQALDNQEPATFDVFCPGRKVWFEVNVYPDGEGVSLSFRDITENKLADEKIKKSEQQLRAILQSTVSAFFFLDPDMRVISFNEWARQNVKRMFNQDLQEGDDIRMYSFDSNAQAITDSFQKALEGKPVEIERKIWVNGTVEWYWMTYFPVFGEDGEIIGVVLNAASINNLKFFESETLRMNERFQLAAKATNDALYDWNIEQNMVHWYEAFYKMFGYSLHEVESTLDWWADRIHPEEKELVVNSLNQALGDKQINWSAEYRFLCRNNTYKYVFERAYIVYSETGVPIRMIGALQDIQRGKEHELKIKQQNEQLREIAFSQSHEVRRPVANILGLLKCLNKDDFGPQNQQVLHFLEQTAGELDVVIRKIVTKTYYT, via the coding sequence ATGAATAAAGAATTGTGCCAAAACGCCCTTGCTCGCTTAACGGCCCTGCTGATTACCGATGCCGACGGAAACATAGCAGAAGTAAACGATTATTTCTGTGAACTGTCGCAGTACGCCCCCGACGAATTAATCGGGCAGAATATCCGCTTTATTTCCTTAGACTTTTCGTTCATCCCGTCTGGAGCAAGTAGTCCGGTGTGGCGGGGTGAGCTTAAAATAAAAAGAAAAGATGAAAGTTGGGGCTGGCTATGTACCGCAGTAACCGCCCTTACCGATGCAACCGGCCAGGTAGTGGGTTTTTTAAGTAGCAGTTTGGATATAAGCGCGCAAAAAGCTGAAGAAGTACAGATGCTGCAGCAAATTCAGAAGAACAATTTTATGATTGAACATCACGCCGACGCTTACGTGAGTGTGGATGCTGGTTGGTTGATAACTACCTGTAACAATAAAATGGCTCAAATTTTGGGCATGACTCCCAAAGAAAGTGTGGACCTTTATTTTCTGGACTTGTTTTTGGCTGGCACCAATGCCCACGATAAATGCGAAAATTTAAAACAAGCTTTAGACAACCAAGAGCCGGCTACTTTCGATGTGTTCTGTCCGGGGCGTAAAGTTTGGTTCGAAGTAAACGTTTATCCCGATGGTGAGGGTGTATCTTTGTCGTTTCGGGATATTACCGAAAATAAGCTGGCCGATGAAAAAATTAAAAAATCGGAGCAACAACTACGGGCTATTTTGCAGAGCACCGTATCGGCTTTCTTTTTTCTGGACCCCGATATGCGCGTGATTAGTTTTAACGAATGGGCCCGCCAGAACGTTAAGCGCATGTTTAACCAGGATTTACAGGAAGGCGATGATATCCGGATGTATAGTTTTGATTCCAATGCTCAGGCAATTACTGATTCTTTTCAGAAAGCACTGGAAGGCAAACCGGTTGAAATAGAACGGAAAATTTGGGTGAATGGCACTGTAGAGTGGTACTGGATGACCTACTTTCCTGTTTTTGGGGAAGATGGCGAGATAATCGGGGTGGTGCTAAACGCGGCTAGTATTAATAATCTTAAATTTTTCGAAAGCGAAACCCTCCGAATGAACGAACGGTTTCAGTTGGCAGCAAAAGCTACCAACGACGCTCTTTATGACTGGAACATTGAGCAAAATATGGTGCACTGGTACGAAGCTTTTTATAAGATGTTTGGCTATTCATTGCACGAAGTAGAAAGTACCTTAGATTGGTGGGCTGATCGCATTCATCCGGAAGAAAAAGAACTTGTTGTAAATAGCTTAAACCAAGCCCTCGGGGATAAACAAATAAACTGGAGTGCCGAGTACCGTTTTTTATGCCGCAATAATACCTATAAGTACGTTTTTGAACGGGCCTATATTGTTTATTCTGAAACGGGGGTACCTATCCGGATGATTGGCGCCCTGCAAGACATTCAGCGGGGCAAAGAGCATGAGCTAAAGATTAAACAACAAAACGAACAACTGCGCGAAATTGCTTTTTCGCAGTCGCACGAGGTACGGCGCCCGGTGGCCAATATTTTAGGTTTACTTAAATGCCTGAACAAAGATGATTTTGGCCCGCAAAACCAACAAGTATTGCATTTTCTGGAACAAACTGCCGGCGAGTTAGATGTTGTAATCCGTAAAATTGTAACTAAAACGTATTACACGTAG
- a CDS encoding sensor histidine kinase yields the protein MLPIYSKKTRLKLVIVVIALLIGAISVIYSNILVSKLSEREKQLIGLYARGLQFTIDTKSDENMVFIYSEIIEANKTIPVILTDAQLNVQSSRNIPFSKNITEERKQELLRRELQIMKEQHSPIPVDYGGNTKSYIFYKDSVVLSQLRYYPYVQLTVIACFSLMAYFAFSYSRKAEQNRVWVGLAKETAHQLGTPLSSLMAWYEYLKASPTFQNEPIVEELGKDVRRLEIITERFSNIGSVPALKDENILRVTENAISYLKNRVSKKVDFTVSADFPADTPAKVNIPLFEWVIENICKNAIDAMEGKGSIDVRLSFAGKNKSNVAIDIKDTGKGIPKSKLKDVFLPGYTTKKRGWGLGLALAKRIIENYHQGRLYVKWSELGKGTMFRVMLNR from the coding sequence ATGCTGCCAATTTATTCCAAAAAAACCAGATTAAAATTAGTAATCGTTGTAATTGCCTTACTGATAGGGGCAATTTCGGTAATTTACAGCAATATTCTGGTAAGCAAATTATCGGAGCGCGAAAAGCAACTTATTGGCCTGTACGCCAGAGGCTTGCAATTTACCATTGATACCAAATCGGATGAAAACATGGTTTTTATTTATTCCGAAATAATTGAAGCCAATAAAACCATACCGGTAATTTTAACCGATGCCCAGTTAAATGTGCAATCATCGCGGAATATACCATTTTCTAAAAATATTACCGAAGAACGCAAACAAGAATTGCTGCGCCGCGAGCTCCAGATTATGAAAGAGCAACACAGCCCTATTCCGGTAGACTATGGCGGTAATACCAAAAGCTATATTTTTTACAAAGATTCGGTGGTTCTTTCGCAGTTGCGCTATTATCCGTACGTGCAACTCACGGTAATTGCGTGTTTTTCTTTAATGGCTTATTTTGCTTTTAGTTACTCGCGCAAAGCCGAGCAAAACCGGGTTTGGGTTGGTTTGGCCAAAGAAACCGCGCACCAGCTAGGCACTCCCCTTTCTTCGTTAATGGCCTGGTACGAATATTTAAAAGCCAGCCCTACTTTTCAGAACGAGCCTATTGTGGAAGAATTAGGGAAAGACGTGCGCCGACTGGAAATTATAACGGAACGGTTCAGTAACATTGGCTCAGTGCCCGCTTTAAAAGACGAGAATATTTTACGGGTAACCGAAAATGCTATTAGTTATTTAAAAAACCGCGTTTCTAAAAAAGTAGATTTTACCGTCAGCGCCGATTTCCCGGCCGATACCCCGGCAAAAGTAAATATTCCGTTATTTGAATGGGTAATAGAAAATATTTGTAAAAACGCCATTGATGCCATGGAGGGCAAAGGCAGCATTGACGTGCGGTTATCTTTTGCTGGTAAAAATAAAAGCAACGTAGCCATTGATATTAAAGACACCGGCAAGGGTATTCCCAAAAGTAAGCTAAAAGATGTTTTTTTACCGGGCTATACTACCAAAAAACGCGGCTGGGGTTTGGGCTTGGCTTTAGCGAAGCGTATCATCGAAAACTACCACCAGGGCCGGTTGTACGTAAAGTGGTCGGAATTAGGCAAAGGCACCATGTTCCGGGTAATGCTAAACCGCTAA
- the hemA gene encoding glutamyl-tRNA reductase encodes MLQNFKAVTLSYKKAPLDIRELIALDENSCKQFLETLKDYIQASDLLILSTCNRTEIYYTADSDYSAEIVKLLGVTKGMTNIAQYLDYFTIINSHADAVQHLFEVAMGLDAQVVGDIQISNQVKQAYQWSADKGTAGPFLHRLLHTIFFTNKRVVQETSFRDGAASTSYAAIELVEELTADIANPKILVVGLGEIGADVCRNLKESPSFTDITITNRTEAKARLLADECQLPVLPFEDIVQGLKEADVIISSISRDLPFFTTEMVKRLNVLSYKFFIDLAVPRSIEAEVENIPGVLVYNIDTIQNKASKALELRLAAIPKVREIIAESIEQFNDWSKEMMVSPTIHKLKNALESIRQEEMARHLKKLSPEESRRVDEITKSMMQKIIKLPVLQLKAACKRGEAETLIDVLNDLFDLEKQPADQSQH; translated from the coding sequence ATGCTTCAAAACTTTAAAGCAGTAACGTTATCGTATAAAAAGGCACCGTTGGATATCCGCGAGCTGATTGCTTTAGACGAGAATTCTTGTAAGCAATTCCTGGAAACCCTGAAAGACTACATTCAGGCTTCTGATCTGCTCATTTTATCTACCTGTAACCGTACCGAGATTTATTACACTGCTGACTCGGATTACAGTGCCGAAATTGTCAAGCTTTTAGGTGTTACCAAAGGCATGACCAACATAGCTCAATACCTCGATTACTTTACTATCATTAATAGCCATGCCGATGCCGTACAACATCTCTTTGAGGTGGCTATGGGCTTGGATGCCCAGGTAGTCGGCGATATTCAAATTTCTAATCAGGTAAAGCAGGCCTACCAATGGTCGGCCGATAAAGGTACCGCCGGGCCATTCTTGCACCGGTTGTTGCATACCATTTTCTTTACCAACAAGCGCGTCGTGCAGGAAACTTCTTTCCGCGATGGGGCTGCTTCTACTTCGTACGCCGCTATTGAGTTAGTAGAAGAATTAACCGCCGATATTGCTAATCCTAAAATACTGGTGGTAGGTTTAGGCGAAATTGGTGCGGATGTTTGCCGGAATTTAAAAGAATCGCCTTCCTTTACCGATATAACTATTACCAATCGCACCGAGGCAAAAGCCCGCTTGTTAGCCGATGAATGTCAGTTACCGGTATTGCCCTTCGAAGATATTGTACAAGGTTTGAAAGAGGCCGATGTTATTATTTCTTCTATCTCCCGCGACTTGCCGTTTTTTACCACCGAAATGGTAAAACGCTTAAATGTGTTATCCTATAAGTTTTTTATTGATTTAGCGGTACCCCGGAGCATCGAAGCCGAAGTAGAAAATATTCCTGGTGTGTTGGTATACAACATCGATACCATTCAGAATAAGGCATCCAAAGCATTGGAATTACGTTTAGCTGCTATTCCGAAAGTGCGGGAAATTATTGCCGAATCGATTGAGCAATTTAATGACTGGTCGAAAGAAATGATGGTTTCGCCAACCATTCATAAATTAAAAAATGCTTTAGAATCTATCCGGCAAGAAGAAATGGCGCGCCATTTAAAAAAGCTTAGCCCCGAAGAAAGCCGTCGCGTAGATGAAATTACAAAATCAATGATGCAGAAGATTATAAAGCTGCCGGTGTTGCAATTAAAAGCTGCCTGTAAACGTGGCGAAGC
- a CDS encoding ferritin: MKDLLRLRTSLSEEIEQLLNEQIKVEAHSSAVYLAMSSWCNRNGFDYSAGYFQKQSGEEREHMLKLFNFVNDMGGQAISPEVVNIPQDFESFRTVFEQALQQEIYVTQQFNRMADACFRSKDFMTFQFIQWFLQEQIEEEYVARRALELFEVIGEEGTGRYEIDKAVPKIKYDN, translated from the coding sequence ATGAAAGACTTACTAAGACTTAGAACATCACTTTCCGAAGAAATAGAACAGCTTTTAAACGAGCAAATTAAAGTAGAAGCCCATTCTTCTGCTGTTTACCTGGCCATGTCGTCGTGGTGCAATCGTAATGGTTTTGATTACAGCGCCGGCTATTTTCAGAAACAATCAGGCGAAGAGCGGGAACACATGCTAAAGCTGTTTAATTTTGTGAACGATATGGGCGGACAAGCCATTTCGCCGGAAGTAGTTAACATTCCGCAGGATTTCGAATCGTTCCGTACGGTTTTTGAACAAGCTTTGCAGCAGGAAATTTACGTTACGCAGCAGTTTAATCGCATGGCCGACGCTTGCTTCCGGAGCAAAGATTTTATGACTTTCCAGTTTATTCAGTGGTTCTTGCAAGAGCAGATTGAAGAAGAATACGTAGCCCGTCGTGCCTTAGAATTATTTGAAGTTATTGGCGAAGAAGGTACCGGCCGTTACGAAATAGATAAAGCCGTACCAAAAATTAAGTACGATAATTAA